In the Flavobacterium sp. J372 genome, one interval contains:
- a CDS encoding multicopper oxidase domain-containing protein: MRYDLFITDTIVNYTGKDVEGIAINGTIPGPELHFTEGDTAVIYVHNKMHHETSVHWHGLLLPNEQDGVPYLTTAPIKAMSTHVFTFPLIQSGTYWYHSHTMLQEQVGMYGAFIIHKRDVPQAPEYTVLISDWTDQDPTI, translated from the coding sequence GTGCGGTATGATTTATTTATAACCGATACGATCGTAAATTATACAGGCAAGGACGTGGAAGGAATTGCCATCAATGGTACCATACCCGGGCCGGAGCTCCATTTCACCGAAGGGGATACCGCAGTGATTTATGTCCATAACAAGATGCACCATGAGACCTCCGTACATTGGCACGGGCTGCTGCTTCCTAACGAGCAGGATGGCGTCCCGTACCTGACCACTGCCCCCATTAAGGCCATGTCGACCCATGTATTCACTTTCCCGCTAATACAGTCAGGTACCTATTGGTACCATTCCCATACGATGCTCCAGGAACAGGTGGGCATGTACGGGGCCTTTATCATCCATAAGAGGGATGTGCCGCAAGCTCCGGAATATACTGTCCTTATCAGTGACTGGACCGATCAGGACCCCACGATATAG
- a CDS encoding DUF305 domain-containing protein has translation MKKTIVLVTAAALSFMVSCSDDDSATDNAVQLQAHDDNKMMDTMHGMMDEMAAMEMTHDPDVDFAAMMIMHHQGAIAMANLELQEGNNAEMKSMAQAIMTEQQQEIQELQAILSGLAVDDMDMGFMEEQMMGMNKMDAMADQQVITGDIDNDFASLMIIHHQAAIDSASSYLHHGSDTELSAMANGIVEMQSQEIIEMSNWLIANKR, from the coding sequence ATGAAAAAAACAATTGTATTAGTAACAGCAGCTGCCCTGTCATTCATGGTTTCATGTTCCGATGATGACAGCGCAACCGACAATGCGGTACAGCTACAGGCTCATGATGACAACAAGATGATGGATACCATGCATGGCATGATGGATGAAATGGCGGCCATGGAAATGACCCATGACCCGGATGTGGATTTTGCCGCGATGATGATCATGCATCATCAGGGCGCCATCGCTATGGCTAACCTGGAGCTGCAGGAAGGTAACAATGCAGAGATGAAGTCCATGGCGCAGGCTATAATGACCGAACAGCAGCAGGAGATACAGGAGCTTCAGGCTATCCTTTCAGGGCTAGCGGTTGATGATATGGATATGGGATTTATGGAGGAGCAGATGATGGGGATGAATAAAATGGATGCCATGGCTGACCAGCAGGTGATCACCGGTGATATTGACAATGATTTTGCCAGCCTTATGATCATACACCATCAGGCTGCGATAGACAGCGCATCATCCTACCTTCACCACGGGAGCGACACTGAACTATCGGCAATGGCCAATGGTATTGTCGAGATGCAGTCACAGGAGATAATCGAAATGAGCAATTGGCTTATTGCTAACAAAAGGTAA
- a CDS encoding GDCCVxC domain-containing (seleno)protein, which translates to MHTKGNKVNLVSVITCPECGFKNEELMPENACTFFYQCSSCSTTLKPKQGDCCVYCSYGTVPCPPIQSGNNCCA; encoded by the coding sequence CTGCATACGAAAGGAAATAAAGTTAATTTGGTATCGGTGATAACCTGCCCGGAGTGCGGCTTCAAAAATGAAGAGCTAATGCCGGAAAATGCTTGTACGTTCTTTTACCAGTGCAGCAGTTGCAGTACCACACTAAAACCTAAACAGGGAGATTGCTGCGTGTACTGCAGTTATGGCACTGTGCCGTGCCCACCTATACAAAGCGGAAACAACTGCTGCGCATAA
- a CDS encoding heavy metal-binding domain-containing protein → MKKHLKHLILALLLSFIPVLVQAQHSGHTAPKTTETSKGTAATYTCPMHPEVRSDKPGKCPKCGMALVKEKAKPAKRKWLKRRPL, encoded by the coding sequence ATGAAAAAACACCTAAAACATCTTATACTGGCACTTCTGCTGTCCTTTATCCCAGTATTGGTGCAGGCGCAGCATTCCGGCCATACAGCGCCAAAAACTACTGAAACATCAAAAGGCACTGCGGCCACCTACACCTGTCCGATGCATCCTGAAGTGCGGTCGGATAAGCCTGGCAAATGCCCTAAATGCGGCATGGCCCTCGTAAAAGAAAAAGCAAAGCCCGCAAAAAGAAAGTGGCTCAAAAGAAGGCCCCTGTAA
- a CDS encoding four-helix bundle copper-binding protein: MSHQRFMDCIRACLACAVACNHCATECLSEDQVNHLARCIRLDLECAAICRAAAEMMSLGSDYSIELCRLCAEVCNACAEECEKHAAMGMEHCVQCAEACRSCADACNNMITNN; the protein is encoded by the coding sequence ATGTCACATCAAAGATTTATGGACTGTATCAGAGCCTGCCTGGCCTGTGCGGTCGCGTGCAATCATTGCGCAACAGAGTGTTTAAGCGAAGACCAGGTGAATCATCTTGCAAGGTGTATCAGGCTGGATTTGGAGTGTGCGGCTATCTGCAGGGCGGCTGCGGAGATGATGAGCCTGGGAAGTGATTACAGCATTGAGCTTTGCCGCTTATGTGCTGAGGTATGCAATGCATGTGCAGAGGAATGCGAAAAACATGCTGCTATGGGAATGGAGCACTGCGTGCAATGCGCAGAAGCCTGCAGGTCGTGCGCCGATGCGTGCAACAATATGATAACAAACAACTAA
- a CDS encoding heme-binding domain-containing protein codes for MGWRPGKPATAVLVVFALMQCYQPKQGAGAAEVEPQSIGAVHKIPGQVAGILERSCYDCHSNTTDYPWYSYVQPVGWWLEGHISEGKEELNFSTFGTYSKRRQASKLESVAGQVKAGSMPPESYALMHRYARLTEEEVQVLTQWVQALQDSLSVE; via the coding sequence ATGGGTTGGCGGCCTGGTAAGCCTGCGACTGCCGTTCTGGTTGTGTTCGCACTCATGCAGTGCTACCAGCCAAAGCAGGGTGCAGGGGCGGCTGAAGTGGAGCCTCAGAGCATTGGGGCTGTCCATAAGATACCCGGCCAGGTAGCAGGTATCCTTGAGCGCTCCTGTTACGATTGCCACAGCAACACGACGGATTACCCTTGGTATTCCTATGTCCAGCCCGTGGGATGGTGGCTGGAGGGGCATATCTCAGAGGGAAAGGAAGAATTAAATTTCAGCACTTTCGGCACCTATTCAAAGCGAAGGCAGGCTAGCAAGCTTGAATCCGTGGCAGGGCAGGTGAAGGCAGGCAGTATGCCTCCCGAATCTTACGCTCTGATGCATAGGTATGCCAGGCTTACAGAAGAAGAAGTGCAAGTGCTGACGCAATGGGTGCAGGCCCTGCAGGACAGCCTGTCTGTGGAATAA
- a CDS encoding multicopper oxidase domain-containing protein encodes MDRSGPHDIERSLHKANDWYGIQKGATQNYLEAAKEGKLGTKFTNEWKRMHAMDVSDVYYERFLINGKNEDHAPQFKAGDKVRLRVINGGASSYFWLTYSGGKITVVASDGEEVEPVEVDRLIVGTSETYDVIVTIPDDKRAFEFVATAEDRTGQASLWLGQGIKQLEQPLARLNYFEGMKMMNDMMTVGGQMKDMGMDMSLQTMDMNAVMYPEITGESADAGAMDMGMDAGMDHSAHSSASSEIVTLNYNMLKSPKKTTLPEGPVRTIHFELTGNMNRYVWTIDDKVVSETDKILIKQGENIRIVMTNNSMMRHPMHLHGHYFRVVNQHGDYSPLKNVIDVMPMETDTIEFHADAKYGDWFFHCHILYHMMSGMGRIFTYENSPPNPQIPDAEEALGKVYADDRRYYFSADIGLESNGSDGELRLDGTRNFADLEWRLGYNNEAGYETEAHIGRYLDKMQFLSAYVGFDFRYHDASDAEKNLFGQINTQDQRAVACLGLIYVLPWFVESDLRVDHEGRVRLQFTRDDIPVTSRLRLWGMWNTDYEYSVGSRYILTKFWSLSAHYDSDMGLGGGLAFTY; translated from the coding sequence CTGGACCGATCAGGACCCCACGATATAGAGCGCTCACTGCATAAGGCCAATGACTGGTATGGCATCCAAAAAGGCGCTACACAAAACTATCTGGAAGCCGCAAAGGAGGGTAAGCTGGGCACAAAGTTTACCAACGAGTGGAAGCGGATGCACGCGATGGATGTAAGCGATGTCTACTATGAAAGGTTCCTGATAAACGGGAAGAATGAAGACCACGCCCCGCAATTCAAAGCAGGTGATAAAGTCCGGCTCCGGGTCATTAACGGTGGTGCCTCATCATACTTCTGGCTTACCTATTCCGGTGGGAAGATTACCGTTGTTGCCAGCGATGGCGAAGAGGTCGAGCCTGTTGAGGTAGACCGGCTTATTGTCGGCACATCCGAGACTTACGACGTTATAGTGACTATCCCTGACGACAAACGGGCCTTTGAATTTGTCGCTACTGCCGAAGACAGAACCGGGCAAGCCTCGCTCTGGCTTGGGCAGGGCATAAAGCAGCTCGAGCAGCCACTTGCGCGCCTGAACTATTTTGAAGGCATGAAAATGATGAACGACATGATGACGGTAGGCGGCCAAATGAAGGATATGGGTATGGATATGAGCCTGCAAACCATGGACATGAACGCGGTGATGTATCCTGAGATAACTGGCGAATCAGCAGATGCGGGGGCTATGGATATGGGAATGGACGCAGGTATGGACCACAGTGCCCATAGCAGCGCAAGCAGCGAAATCGTCACGCTGAACTACAATATGCTCAAATCACCCAAGAAAACAACGTTGCCGGAGGGTCCGGTACGCACTATCCATTTCGAACTGACAGGCAATATGAACCGCTACGTCTGGACCATTGATGATAAGGTAGTATCGGAGACCGACAAAATACTGATAAAACAAGGGGAGAATATCCGCATTGTAATGACCAATAACTCCATGATGCGCCACCCGATGCACCTGCACGGGCATTACTTCAGGGTGGTGAACCAGCATGGTGATTATTCTCCATTAAAGAATGTTATCGATGTCATGCCGATGGAAACCGATACCATCGAATTCCATGCCGATGCGAAGTACGGTGACTGGTTTTTCCACTGCCATATCTTATACCATATGATGTCAGGCATGGGGAGGATCTTTACCTATGAAAATTCCCCGCCGAATCCACAAATACCCGATGCCGAAGAGGCACTAGGCAAAGTATATGCTGACGACAGGCGCTACTACTTTTCCGCAGACATCGGCCTTGAAAGCAACGGCAGCGATGGCGAGCTTCGCCTTGACGGCACCCGCAATTTTGCGGACCTGGAATGGAGGCTCGGTTACAATAATGAAGCAGGTTATGAGACCGAGGCGCACATAGGGCGGTATCTCGACAAGATGCAATTCCTGTCCGCTTACGTAGGTTTTGATTTCAGGTACCATGATGCCAGCGATGCCGAGAAAAACCTCTTCGGGCAGATCAACACGCAGGATCAAAGGGCAGTAGCGTGCCTGGGATTAATATATGTGCTGCCGTGGTTTGTAGAAAGCGATTTAAGGGTCGACCATGAAGGCAGGGTGAGGCTTCAGTTCACAAGGGATGATATCCCGGTCACCTCGAGGCTCAGGCTGTGGGGGATGTGGAACACCGATTACGAGTATAGCGTGGGAAGCAGGTACATCCTGACCAAATTCTGGTCACTGTCGGCACATTACGACAGTGATATGGGTCTTGGAGGAGGCCTTGCCTTCACCTATTAA
- a CDS encoding DUF305 domain-containing protein — translation MKNKILVNAAIAGLLLLSGCKNKTAEDADNKGTAIDTVQQTTSHATAGAKATGDLMADMNEMMDKVHALEKKGIADYDLAAELREHHKGAIAMSETQLDSGIDAQLKEMAQKIMDAQQKEVDQIDKMLDGYDDKAKDYDPMNTDSGLGKAMMDNMQAMMKMPEMDAVSVDKSFATMMIKHHQDGIKMGKTIQQYAKDTKFKQMAQKMISDQQKEIEALQNWLTQHK, via the coding sequence ATGAAAAATAAAATTCTGGTAAATGCAGCTATTGCCGGGCTGTTGCTGCTATCCGGCTGCAAAAACAAAACGGCAGAAGATGCCGATAATAAAGGTACTGCTATTGATACTGTACAGCAAACCACTTCTCATGCGACAGCAGGCGCAAAGGCGACCGGCGACCTGATGGCTGACATGAATGAAATGATGGACAAGGTACATGCCTTGGAGAAAAAGGGAATTGCCGACTACGACCTTGCCGCCGAACTAAGGGAACACCACAAGGGCGCAATAGCAATGTCAGAAACGCAGCTGGATTCCGGTATAGATGCACAGCTCAAAGAGATGGCACAGAAGATAATGGACGCGCAGCAAAAAGAAGTAGACCAAATCGACAAGATGCTTGACGGTTACGATGACAAAGCAAAGGATTATGACCCTATGAACACTGATAGTGGATTAGGCAAGGCCATGATGGATAACATGCAGGCTATGATGAAAATGCCGGAGATGGATGCGGTTTCGGTAGACAAGTCATTTGCAACGATGATGATCAAGCACCATCAGGATGGCATTAAGATGGGCAAGACAATACAGCAGTATGCAAAAGATACGAAATTTAAACAGATGGCGCAGAAGATGATTTCAGACCAGCAAAAAGAAATTGAGGCACTTCAAAATTGGCTGACGCAGCATAAATAA